The Microcystis aeruginosa NIES-843 sequence TACAGAGCCTGAGTTAAAGCCGTGTAATACAAAAATACTACTGAATGCAAACTCCTGAAGTTCTTACGCAGATAGGGTTTAAAGCCAAATTTTTCAAATTTGACCTTTCCATGACTATAGCTTGTTTCGGGATGGACTACAGGGCCATCGCACACAATTCTTAACATTTTTGGACTTTGGACAAAGAAAAAAAAGATTTTTTGCGTAAATTTTACGCAAATCTAATTGGGGTTGGCTGAAAAAATCTAAAAATCTTGTTGGATAATATCTTGAGGCTTTTTTAAAATCAAAAAGTGCCGGCCTTGGGAGTGAGCGGGGGGAAGATTTAGGCATTTTTGCGCCCAAAAATATTCCCCCCGGCAGAACCGAGGGGAAAGTGGAGAAAAACCGCTAATCTAGCAGTTTAAGGCTAAGTCTTGGGATTCTTTTTTCAAGAGATTAACGAGGGTTTCATCACCATTCTCTTGAGCGATTTGTAACCGACGTTCCAGACGAAGACGAATATTGTTCAGATGGATGCTAGAAAGGGTTTCCTCTTGGACAACAACAGGGGGTTTGACAACGGGCAACGGACAAGTGTTTGGGGTGACTTGCCCAGCAAGATGAGGACGGGTGCTGTAGGCAACTCCACGATACTGACGATGCAGTTTCGGCTCTAATTGGAGCATATGGCGAGGATAATGGTGATTCCAGTGTTGACCTCGGTATTTACCCCCGATATCTCCGGTCTTCATCTCCAAGGGGAGAGAATCCCTTTCGTACTTAACTCCTCGATAGGCTAACGTCATATCACCGACTCCCTGCAATGCTTTAAAGTGACTTTAATCCCCCTTGTCGTCCCTATATAGGGACAACAAATGAAAAGATCTTATTTATTATTCTGTATCTATTTTTACATTTTGTTAGGGAAATTGAAAAAACTTTATAAAAATTTAATATTTTCTAGCTGGCGATAGTATCCTTTTCTGGCTGGATTTGGTCGCCCACCAAAGGAGCCTCTAGGGGTTTGAGGATTAATTTTGGTTGCTCGTCCTCATCGATGAGACGAATTTGAATTTGCGGGCCAGAGGTGGCTAAACGAACCACCATACCATCGACGACGGCGGTTTTCTCGATCGGTTTGCCATTGACAAACGTCCCATTTGCCCCTAAATTTTCCAATTCCCAATCATCGTGATCATCATTATGGCGGATTTCTAAGTGCCGCCTCGAAACCACAGCACTATAGAGAACTACATGATTATCCAGCGCCCTGCCGATGAGAATGGTTGATTGATCATTGTCAAATTGCCAATGTTGTAGGGACGTGGCTTGACTGGGGTGTAAAAGAGTTAAAGTGATCACGGTGACTATTGGCGGCACGATAGGGGCGGTGGACAGGGTAAATCTTATTTGCTGTCAAGATTCATCCTTGCCATTAAGTCTTAAGTCCTAGCAATGAAAATCTCTAGTTACTTGACTAAGCCTTTTCTTTCTATTGTCTCACACTTTCCTGTTCCCTCTGAACCGACCTCCCCCAGAAAATCTAGCCACTTCGCCCTAGTATTAATAAAACTGATGGGGTATGATTTCCACATTTTCAGCAATTTTTAACCTGTTCAGGGATAAGATAGTGCTTGTGTCACCTAAACATTGATCTATGAGCGGCTTGATTATAAAAATAATCTTGATATCGGCTTTGATTTCCCTGGGAATTAAATATCTTGCCCCTTTATTATCGATCGCTCCCAGTCCTCTTAACACTTTAATTCTGGTTTTTACTCCTTTTCTGCTCACGGTTTTTGCCCTCTGGAGACGGACAATAACTGATTAGGAATTTTTCTCCTTACTCATCATGACTTTTGGCAGCAGCCTCGGTTTAGTTCTGTTAGTCTTTTGTCTGTTGATTCTCTGGCAGATTCGACAGATTCTCTTATTATTATTGATGGCGATTCTTCTGGCTCAGATTTTAAATTTGGCTGTGACTTGGTGGCAGCGTCATCACCTCAAGCGTTCCTACGCCCTAATTATCACTCTTTTTGGCTTCTTTATTGGTATTATCGGTATTTTTGTGGGGATTATACCCGCTTTAGTCCAACAATTTCGCCAATTATTTAGTTTATTACCCCAAGCTATAGAAAGACTCTGGGGACAAGTCCATAGTCTTGAGGATTATCTCGATCCTAGTCTGGCCAGTGTCTTACCGGACTTTAAAACACTGCTCGCTCAATTACAACCCCTGATTAACCAAATTGCTGGGCGGGGTTTAAGCATTTTTTACGGTACTTTCGGCATTATCCTCAGCTTACTGCTAATTGTTGCCCTGGGCTTGATGATTCTCGCCGATCCTGCCGCTTACTACCGTTGTTTTCTGCGTTTATTTCCTGCTTTCTACCGTTCTAGGGTACGATCGATCCTAGAACAGTGCGATCGAGATTTAAAAGCTTGGCTGAAAGGGATTTTCTGTCATATGTTGATTATGACCTTGGGCAGTTGCCTGGGTCTATCCCTGATCGGCATTCCCCTCGCTTTTTCCCAATCTATTCTCGCGGGATTTCTCACCTTTATCCCCAACCTCGGGCCAGTTTTAAGCACGATTTTACCCTTTTCTATCGCCCTTCTGGAAACTCCCTGGCAACCCTGGGCGGTTTTACTACTCTACAGCAGTATTTATCTGTTAATTCAATATTTCGACCGTCATTCACCGCTGCCCATTTTAACAGTGCGGTCGCTCAGGCTCTTACCCGCTTTTACCCTGTTAGCCCAGTTGTTTTTCGCCTCGATTTTTGGCTTTTTAGGGCTATTTCTGGCGGTTCCCCTGGCGCTTATCGGTCGTATTTGGCTAAAGGAAGCTTTGATCGAGGATATTCTCGATCATTGGCGGATTGGGGATAAAAAATCCTAAACTGGGGATCTAGGATTCGAACCTAGGAAATGGCGGGACCAAAACCCGCTGCCTTACCGCTTGGCTAATCCCCATTGGACAGACCTTTTTAATATTAGCATTTATCTCCCCGGTTTTGTCAAGAAGTTTATAAAAATTTTTTACTTAGGGTTTGCGGCAAAAAGTTTTTCGTGGGGGCAGGGTGTGGGGTGTGGGGTGTGGGGTGTGGGGTGTAGGGTGTGGGGTGTGGTGCGATTCGTTGGCTAGAAACTAGACAGTAAGACGTTTAGAGGATTAGCCGCTTGGTAAATGTAGT is a genomic window containing:
- a CDS encoding DUF4278 domain-containing protein; amino-acid sequence: MTLAYRGVKYERDSLPLEMKTGDIGGKYRGQHWNHHYPRHMLQLEPKLHRQYRGVAYSTRPHLAGQVTPNTCPLPVVKPPVVVQEETLSSIHLNNIRLRLERRLQIAQENGDETLVNLLKKESQDLALNC
- a CDS encoding AI-2E family transporter, which gives rise to MTFGSSLGLVLLVFCLLILWQIRQILLLLLMAILLAQILNLAVTWWQRHHLKRSYALIITLFGFFIGIIGIFVGIIPALVQQFRQLFSLLPQAIERLWGQVHSLEDYLDPSLASVLPDFKTLLAQLQPLINQIAGRGLSIFYGTFGIILSLLLIVALGLMILADPAAYYRCFLRLFPAFYRSRVRSILEQCDRDLKAWLKGIFCHMLIMTLGSCLGLSLIGIPLAFSQSILAGFLTFIPNLGPVLSTILPFSIALLETPWQPWAVLLLYSSIYLLIQYFDRHSPLPILTVRSLRLLPAFTLLAQLFFASIFGFLGLFLAVPLALIGRIWLKEALIEDILDHWRIGDKKS
- a CDS encoding FHA domain-containing protein; the encoded protein is MITLTLLHPSQATSLQHWQFDNDQSTILIGRALDNHVVLYSAVVSRRHLEIRHNDDHDDWELENLGANGTFVNGKPIEKTAVVDGMVVRLATSGPQIQIRLIDEDEQPKLILKPLEAPLVGDQIQPEKDTIAS